The genomic stretch GCCCTGGATAATATCGGCAGGTAAGTCGACAAAGGTTGGTCCGGGGCGACCATACCAACAAGTCCTATAGGCGTTCTTGACAGCACCAGGGATGAAATCAATAGATGACGTTCGCACCGCGAACTTGGTATGGGGTGTCAGGAACGAGATGGCATCCATCTCTTGGAAGGCTCCCTTCGTCACAGCGGTTGTCTCGGCTGAGCcagcaagaacaagaagtgGGAAATTATTTGCGGAGGCATTGCCAATCTATCGAAGTATCGACGGTCAGTACGAGCCGGACAGTGCTTCAGTTGCGAGATGAACTTGCCCCCGCCAATGCATGGAGAACACCCGGCCCTCCTACAACGAGACAGACACCTGGTCGTCCCGTCATATATCCATAAACGCTGGCCGCATAACTGCATGCCTGTTCGTTGCGGAACGCTACAAAGCGAATGCCCAGGTTGATAGCTTCCTCGGCGATCTCCACCACCGGAATTCCTACAATGCCGAAGATAACGTCCACACCCACATCGCGCAGTGTCCGAGCGATCACTTGAGCACCTGTTGCCACGGCCATGATCGCTGTTTCTCGATTCGATTAATTTGaaaagatatcatagaatGAAGTTGGTCGACATGGATGAAAGTTGGCTACTTCCACCGCCCCCGACTGCCGGGAAGCGGAGAGCGGCGAGAATGCGGAGGAGCTCCAAAGACAAGCTTCCGAGGCTCATTTCATGACTGCCTGATTTAATTCTCGGCAAATATCATCAGCCCTACTAACCTATTCATTCCCTTTCGCAGTCTACATACTCGACAGTGAGGAACGCCATCTATTTTAGAACTTTTCAAAAGGTCTTCCTCATTGTTTTACAAGTAGAATCTGAGGACCTGTGACATCGACGCCAGAAGCAGCCCTCCATTTTAGACAGCGAGCCGCCGCGCACCCTCCTTTCTGTCGATATTAGTTCCCTTGCAAACATGTCGTTTTTGTACGCTAGCTTTTCCCCCCGGTCACTATTCTGTAGCTTTCCCGTCAAGCCACGCCTTCAGCATTCCTAACATGGCGTCAGAAGTCGATAGCACCTCCGAAGGTCCGCCATCAGCTCTGCGATTGAATGCATAGCGCAAGATAGCTCCAAGCTTGGCCGCTGTCTCAGCCATAGAACGAATATTATCTTGGTACACATCACTATCATCCTCAATTCCAGACACGGTCCAAAATTCGGTCCCAGAAGGCCTCCAAGAGCTGCGGCCGGCAGGTGTAATAGTGCCAGCCACTTAGAGTCATACACCCTGTCATCAAGAAGAGACAATCTAACTCAATACCGAAAGGTTGCACCTCCGCGAGGGACCAGTCGACAATGCCTGTGATTTCATATGTATTTGGATTGACAAGCACATTGGTATAAGACAAGTCACCATGCGTCAGAACCTGAGGATATTCACTAGCGAAGAGCAGGGGTAGGGTAGTTTCCAGTTCGGAAATTATTGAGATCGGCACTTCAGTTGATCGCGACGCCTTAAGGACCGCTAACCTGTGGAAGACTCCGGCTCGGCACTGGGCGCGCATGCGAGGCTCCATAGGCTGAGGTGTGGACCAACACCGAGCAAAGTACCTTTCCATTGAACGTTAGCAAGAAGATAAACGTGTCCGGTTACTGGTAAGTAataggagagggaagaactAGTGGATCTTTCCTACCTAGCGAGGTGCTTTATGAAGCGAATATGCTTGgcctcttcatcatgacCCATGTCAGCTTGACAGCTAAGTGTTTCGAGACACGCAACTCCAGGTAGTAAAGGCATAGTGTAGATGTTGAGTGGTGGGTCAGAACCTTTCATAACGCCGTGGTTCCTCATGTGCGGCACTGGGCATCCATGAATCGCTCGGGCTAGTCTGACCATGTCCTCATCGAGCCCGGATGCTGATTCCCGAAAAGACATGATAATGCTTTCTTGAGGATCCTCATCCTGACCTTGGGTCCTAGTACAGATGACAGTGTAGCTCAAGGATCCTGGGACATCAACTGGGCGGACATCTGACGCCTCAGCGATAGAAAGAGCAAGTTGGTCGCATTTGTGGGAGATTTTCAGGCCATAAAAAACCTATCAATGGCCTGTTCAGCCCAAGATTTCTCGGTCATTGCGCAGTACTGTCCCAGGTTTCCTTGCGTGTAGCTGACAATGGGAGTGTTGGAGAGTTGGTCCTGTTATAGGTTTGAATCGATGATGTGAACATACCAGACCTTCAACCAATATGGACTGACCACCTAAAAGAAGGACATCGCCTTGTGTAGGACAGCAGAAAgatgtttctttgtctgtttTCTAAGAAATATGAAATGTCTCTGACATGTGTGTGGTtccctttcattttcattgtaTTTGACAGAGACGTATTGGATCCACTCTAGTAGAAGGCGATATTGGAGTTTCAACTATGGCAAGTGCCATTCTGGTCACATAGACTGATATTCATGTTTGAGTATACACTGATGTtagaagaatgaaagatgATTTCGATCTCCCTGCCAAGACTATAACTCTATAGATGGCCATCTACTTTGAAGTTTGAACCAATAGTAAGTAATACTGACCGTCATTAAGATCATACACTATGCCATATTAGGCTAAACCTTACCCCACCAGCGACATAGTGCTTCTGGATGACTGAATAGCATTGCAGCTTGATGCTGGCCAGATCGTggcgaaggaaaagaaacaagagatCGAAAGGGCTAGGCAAGCTTTTATATAGGAGCAAAGCAGAGGGGAAGGTTACTCAAAATGGCACAGCTAACTCTATACAGTAATTCACAGGTCCGTAGTCTACATCATACATATTAAACCCGAAAGCGCTGCATTTTGACCCATATATGGAGAACCATGGTATCCAACATATTAACAGTGGCATAAACCGTATAGACACCGCATCCTAGGTGGAACctagaaagaaaggaacacGCAACTCAAAGAAAACTAAATGGCATCATTTAAAATTCAAACTCCTTCCGGAAGACATTCACATCCATGCCAGCCACGACCATGTCGGCCAGATCCCGACGTCCCATCTGGCTGAACACACGCCGCAGGGTGTCATACAAGTTGGTGCTCTGGTTCTGGCTGATATGAATCATCCGCTCAAGCTGTTCATCGTCGACACCGTCTCCGCCGATAATCTCACGGGCGCGCTCACGGCCTTCCTGCTCGACAACACGGTGCATGGACAGTGCACCCAACAGATGCTGAGCAGCTTCTGGGTAGCAACCGATATTGATGCATGACACGCCCAGGTTATATCTCGCGCGGACAAAGTTGGCATTAATATTCAAGGCTTGCTCGTAAGCTTCGATGGCCTCCTCAGAACGACCCGAGTTGGCAAGAGTGGCTCCGAGACGGTTCCACAGCAGATGGAGCTGTTCCCGCTGGTTCACAGTTCCCGACTCAGTGGAGGCCAAGGCGGCAGAGAAACAATCCACGGCCTTGTCATATTCCTCCGCGCAGTAGAAAAGAACACCTAAACCGACCTGCACATCTGGGTCCATTTGTGCACCCGAAGGCGACAATTGAGCTGCCTGAATAAAGAAGTCCGTGACTCTATCATGAAGGATCTGGCGATCTGTGAATCCTAGGTCTGCGTCTGATGAAAGATCCTTGGGATTAATGATCTGTGGATACTTCACAGAAAGCCAACGTTCCAATGTACGGTAGGCCGTGGAGTCATAGCCTTCATTTGTGTAAGAAACGGCGAGACCCATAAGCGCATCCAGATTGTTCGGGTCCACCTTCAGAGCCTGCTCTAGAGCACGGATGGCAGGCAGTTCCTTTTCGTTCTGAGCTTGAGCAGATCCCAGCATGGTCCAGGCTTGTACATGTTGAGGATCCTTCTGTACCGCGGCTTCAAAAGCCAAAGCAGCCAAAGATAGGTTACCACCCTCGCGCATGAGCTTCACACCTTCTTCAAATGGATTGGTGACATTCTTGAACATGTTCTCGTCTTCAAACATGTAATCACCCAGCTGAGGGTCCCTGAAACGAGTGTTGAGAGAGTCAAAGTTATCCCACTCTCCCATATCTCCCATGTGTAAACTGTCAGTAACATTAAATTCGgtatcttcttctgccagtTTCCTGCTTGCTGCCGTCTCAGCTTGAACTTTTTGCCATACGTTTTCAAAAGCATCGTAATCTGCTTCTTTACTAGTGCTGGAGGTGAAGACTGACCTGTCAAGATCGTTCAGTTCCGCCTCGATAGCATCATTAGCCTCATCGTCCAACTTCTGAGTATCCGCGGTCTCCATCTCAGCAAACTGTGCCTCCCAGTTCTCGTCGTCTAACTCGACCATTCGTCCCTTGCCCTTGTCTTGCGTAGTAGCCTCCGCTGGTTGCTGCTGCATCGCCATAGGGTTATAAGCAGAATGCATCATACCCATACCACCCATGCCACCCATGCCCATATAGCCCATACCCATAGGACGCTGGAAACCCGACATCATCGGCGACGGACCAGAAGTAACCGGATTGGCAGTTTGAGGCACGCCAGCCCTACTCTGTTGTTGGAACCGGGCAAACTCCGCCGGTGTGAATCCCGAGCCATTATTCATCATAGGTCCCTGAGGCCCGGCAAAGGCAGCCTCCATGCGAGCCTGCTCACCGGGGTCAAACTCGGCCGCCCAGCCCGGAGAGCCAGTCCGAGGTGGCGTAGTCTGGAATTGGTCTAACTCGCGTCTCAGGTGTTCCATCGCAAAAGGTTGTGGCGGGGCCCCGGGGATTTGGCCAGGTTGTTGGGCAAACTCGTCCATCATCTGCGTGCATCGTCGGGCTATCATTAGAATGGGGGGAGAGTTAATAAGACGGTGTAGCGTTCAGATCGTTCATACCTGATCCTGTCCACCCATCATACCTCTGGACCGCATGCTTTCTTGCATGCCTCCTGGGCCCCTCCCAACGAGCCGATCCCGCTGGAGGGACTTGTCATCTTGTACGTGCTTTGTAAACTGTGTCAACGGGTTTCCCGCCGTAGAACACTCAGCGCCACCGAGGAATGACATCTTCAAAGTAATCTATTGTAACCGGATTCAATATAGCATAAATAGGGGCTAGCCGTCGGATAAATCGTCTGGCATTGAATGATGTCCGGGGAAGTTAAAACGGAAAACTGGAAGAAGGTATTATCTCCACGATTCAACCCTCCTGATAGTCCCAAGCGTGGGGTTTCGGAGCCGTCCTAAAACCGATCGGAAAGATTGGCGAATGCCGAGGCACCCCGGTAGTCACGTGTGGCCGCGGAGGTTCATGGAGATTAATAATTGCCAATTCTGGGCCTTGGCTGCTCTGTACTGCTGAATAGTATGTGTCTCGCGCTGAAATGCAAATTTTTGGTATAAGTCTATGTAGATATTGTACAAAGTACAGCACAGTCTCCGCTGCATATATGATACACAAATCAACCACAGCCCGTCCCTCTGCGTGAAATCTTTCCCCACAATAAAACATCAAAATTACAAACACCGGATCTTGTCGAGTCACTCGGTGTTGTCTTCCAAACGATCCGCTCTTCTATTCGTTTGACTATAGTCAAGTCGTAATTTCCTGCCATATGGTGCCTTTCTGCTGAGAATCTCGAATGCCGCCCGTGCGCTCTCGACGTTGATGAACTCAGCGTGAGCAAAGCCTCTAAACATGCCAGTTCGACGGTCCACAGATACCCGTACGTCAATCACATTGACAATATCCCTGAAGAGTTCATTTATATCTCGATCAGTCATCTCGAATGGTAGATTACCGAGATATAACGTTCTAGAGATAGGTCTCAGGTTCCGGTGCTGGTCGATATTGTTCTGCGCAAATGCCACGATGACTCGGCGCCCCTCGTATACCCGCATGTGCATCGCGTCAATTGCACGTCTCGCGGAATCTATGGAGTCGAACTGCACATAACCGAATCTAGTACCCACCGTTAGAAAAAGCCATAATTCTTTTCACACGTGCCGATGGAAACCCGCACTCACCCTTTACTCATTCCCCTATTGTCAAAAGTAATATACACACTCTCCACAACTCCGTACTTCTCCATCTGTTTCCGTAAGTCATCCGCCGTCACATCGTAAAAAAGGTTGCCGACAAAGACTGTCTCTTTGGGGTCGGGTTCCTTGTTCAGAAGCCGGAGGCGTTTCGCGCGTTTAGATTCTTCTTCGGTAGGTTGTGGTTGTGCTTCGCTCTTTTTTGAAATGTGGTCTACAGTCTCGTTCGCAGGAGTAGAGGTACCTTCCATATACCCGACAGCGGCTTGTATTAATTGTTCATCGTTTTCGTTTGTGGTTGCTGCATCTTTGCTCGCAAGATCGGGTTGACTTGGTACATGTTGGCTGTTCCATCTACTCTGCAGCAGATGTGATGTCTGACGAGGGATAGCAATTCGAAGATTAGATGAAGTAGCCCATGTGGACCGTGGTGTCGAAAAGAGGAGCCGAGAAGCAGCGCGCCTGAAGCAATGCCTATTAAAAGTATGAGTTAGCTCATCGAATGACACGTATTTCGTCTTGCCCTTTTGTAACTCACATCTTTATATGATAGACAATCAATAAATCACAAAAACAATTTTGAAATGGGGTTTGCACATATGCCCATTCGAAGGTTTTCAGCGCAAAAACCTCTGGCTTATCGAGACCGATAGTGTCACGTGATTAACGTATCGATTTCCTCTGGCACTCCTGGGAGATCATTTGCAGTTGTGCATTTAGGAGATATCCTCTCGTACAGGGCTCACATTTTCGTGAAAGCCCTATTCATTGGATTTGGGGTTGAGCAGAGCGTAAAAGGAGCTACATATTTCATAACGAATTATATACAGTGGCGCCGGTGACCCATCATTATCTATACCAGAAACATTTTGACATAGAGACCCGGAGTATTGCGAACAGAAATGGCAACCAATAGAACCCACCAGCGTTATATTTTACACTCCAGGACTGACCAAATCTTCATGACCACATTAACGTAATTTTCCTTAGCCTCGAATAGAAGAAAGGTGAACTCTAAGACAATAAGCATCTCAGACTGGCTTAACGTGTACCCGCATTGTTCGGCGGTGAATTGTTGTTATCGTAAACGTTGGCATCAGGGTAAAATACgttggaaaaagaaggcaatgaGCGCATCTTGTCTGCAGCACTATTTTGCACCGATGCTAAACCAGCAGAGCCTAACGCATTCTGAGATTGTGGTTGTGGCTgcggttgttgctgttgctgctgatcCATTGTTGGCCACCACTGGTTCGAGGCATCAAGTGCTGCATTCTGAATATAGTTATCCCAGGTGTCCTAATAATTGGTCAGTCGGGCTTCGAAAAATCGCGTTGAACAAGGTAATCATACCCAATCGAGAGGGAGCTGCATATCTGGCATTTGCCCGAACATGGCACTTAGAGGCGAGGGAGCCCCTGGTATATCTGCTGTCGCTCCAAATCCTCCCTGTGGTGGGAGTGGCGTCTCGCCCATTTTAAGGGTGCCATCGCCGAAGGCGGGGGGAGCCGAGTTCATGGGACTCATTCCACTACTGAGAAGGCCTAAGGTCATGGCGGCACTttgcttctcatcctgagGTTCGAAGGTAGGTGCGGCGGCATTGCTGTCAGAGTAGCCCAAGTTCAATCTGGCAAGCATCACCCCGAGAGCTCCTGACGCTTTCCACGCCTCCAGGGCATCGTCACGAAGTTCATCCCAGATCTCTTTAGAGCGTTGTATTGCCGCTATCATTTCCTCGCGTCGCTCTCTTCCCCATGCGTAGGTATCGCCGGACGTGCGGCCTCCTGATTGGAATTGGTGTCCGTGGTAGAGGTCGAGAGAAACGATGGTCGCAGCAAGTAAAAAGTCTGTAGAGACGAGTGCAGTAAGCCTGTCATGTTTGTTCCGGATGCGCGTCACTGTTTCGGAGTGCAGCATTGATTGGAATCGAAGCAATTCCATGGCAGAATCAATACACGCTCTCCGCGAGTATGTAAATCGAGGATTTTCGCGCGCTCGAATGAGGTATCGTCGATGGAGAACACACTGAGCTTTGTGATACACACTCATTATCTAGAAACAGTCAGTAACCCAGAGTGTATTTATTTGCCTGAGGATAACCTACAGCACATCGTGCCATTACTATTTTCGGGGGCTCCAACTGTGACTCTTCTACAGGGCGAACAACAAGATGTTCAGGGATCAAGTCCCTCGCTCGGCGGAGTTCAGCGTCAATTTCCATAACTTGATCGTAAGATGGACTTTGTATGGAAGATGTATGTTCAATAACACGGCCAAAGGCATATGTTAAGCGACCTTTGGCTATCAAGCATGAGACCGGTGTGGGTTCGTTTGGCGGCCGTGACGGAGGAAGCTCCTTGCAGTTCTCATCAAAGTCATCGTCATACAAATTCCGTGGAAATTCTGTATCACTATCTGTGGAGCGAATCATACTGGGGAGGCCCACTTGAAATGAGAACATTAGATCGTACTGCCGCACTATTGTCCACACTCGTCGACGCATTTCACCTTGGAAAGGCGTGATATTGGGAAACATCTTTGAGTCGCGATGGTAGCCCATTCTCATAGCCAACCTAGCAATCACGCCCACAAGCACCCAAACGGACACATCTGCATCTTTTGTTTGAATCCAATCTCCATGCAGATGGAATATCAAGGACTCAATTAATGACGGGTAAGGTTTGGTATAATCAGCCAGCGTCAAACACTGCGCCATCAGGTTCCGGAAGGTGCCTGCCATATCTAAAGTCTTTCCTCGAAACTCCGGCGGTTCGTCTCCTTCTCGATGATACGACAGCATGGCCAGTCGCATAATCGCACACAGCATACCAATCCAGACTATACAGGTTTGTGAGGGGTCCTCCCAGTGTTTGTTGTACTAATGAGCAGTTAGTACCAAACATGGACACatattgaaggagaagcgtTTCTTACTTGCGCCTGGAATGTAGGTCCATGTAGAATATCTAGAGATCTGCGTGAGAATCATCCCATGAAGATGGAGAGCACATGGGTAGTAAGCTTACTGGTTGAGGGGTCATAACTGTTAAAATACCGGGCGACTAAGATATCTGTTGTATATTTGGACGGCAGCGAAGACATGATCTCCGCACGACTAGTTGTTTTCATAGCACCGAAGAGCAATGTGGACCCTGGCACGTCCGTCGGAAGCTTTGTTGCTTTCAACTTCTCCGCATGCTCCTCATACTGTTTCTTATGCGTAGTAAAGTAATTACGCACTTCGGCAATCTACAGTCAATGTTAACACGGAGG from Aspergillus oryzae RIB40 DNA, chromosome 1 encodes the following:
- a CDS encoding uncharacterized protein (TPR repeat-containing protein); its protein translation is MSFLGGAECSTAGNPLTQFTKHVQDDKSLQRDRLVGRGPGGMQESMRSRGMMGGQDQMMDEFAQQPGQIPGAPPQPFAMEHLRRELDQFQTTPPRTGSPGWAAEFDPGEQARMEAAFAGPQGPMMNNGSGFTPAEFARFQQQSRAGVPQTANPVTSGPSPMMSGFQRPMGMGYMGMGGMGGMGMMHSAYNPMAMQQQPAEATTQDKGKGRMVELDDENWEAQFAEMETADTQKLDDEANDAIEAELNDLDRSVFTSSTSKEADYDAFENVWQKVQAETAASRKLAEEDTEFNVTDSLHMGDMGEWDNFDSLNTRFRDPQLGDYMFEDENMFKNVTNPFEEGVKLMREGGNLSLAALAFEAAVQKDPQHVQAWTMLGSAQAQNEKELPAIRALEQALKVDPNNLDALMGLAVSYTNEGYDSTAYRTLERWLSVKYPQIINPKDLSSDADLGFTDRQILHDRVTDFFIQAAQLSPSGAQMDPDVQVGLGVLFYCAEEYDKAVDCFSAALASTESGTVNQREQLHLLWNRLGATLANSGRSEEAIEAYEQALNINANFVRARYNLGVSCINIGCYPEAAQHLLGALSMHRVVEQEGRERAREIIGGDGVDDEQLERMIHISQNQSTNLYDTLRRVFSQMGRRDLADMVVAGMDVNVFRKEFEF
- a CDS encoding uncharacterized protein (predicted protein), which codes for MLARLNLGYSDSNAAAPTFEPQDEKQSAAMTLGLLSSGMSPMNSAPPAFGDGTLKMGETPLPPQGGFGATADIPGAPSPLSAMFGQMPDMQLPLDWDTWDNYIQNAALDASNQWWPTMDQQQQQQPQPQPQSQNALGSAGLASVQNSAADKMRSLPSFSNVFYPDANVYDNNNSPPNNAGTR